In a genomic window of Microterricola viridarii:
- the pdxS gene encoding pyridoxal 5'-phosphate synthase lyase subunit PdxS, which yields MTESTSTEQFGSSRVKRGLADMLKGGVIMDVVTAEQARIAEDAGAVAVMALERVPADIRSQGGVARMSDPDLIEAIKAEVSIPVMAKARIGHFVEAQVLQALEVDYIDESEVLSPADYVNHIDKWGYNVPFVCGATNLGEALRRINEGAAMIRSKGEAGTGDVSEATKHIRKIKSEIAQLSSMSKDELYVAAKELQAPYALVAEIAETGKLPVVLFTAGGVATPADAAMMMQLGADGVFVGSGIFKSGNPAQRAAAVVKATTFYDDPAVIAEVSRGLGEAMVGINVSDLAAPHRLAERGW from the coding sequence ATGACTGAGAGCACTTCTACCGAGCAGTTCGGCTCCAGCCGCGTCAAGCGCGGCCTCGCCGACATGCTCAAGGGCGGCGTCATCATGGACGTCGTCACCGCAGAGCAGGCCCGTATCGCAGAGGACGCCGGCGCTGTCGCCGTTATGGCCCTCGAGCGCGTTCCCGCCGACATCCGTTCGCAGGGCGGTGTTGCCCGCATGAGCGACCCCGACCTGATTGAGGCAATCAAGGCCGAGGTGTCCATCCCCGTGATGGCCAAGGCCCGCATCGGCCACTTCGTCGAGGCTCAGGTGCTGCAGGCACTCGAGGTCGACTACATCGACGAGTCCGAGGTGCTGAGCCCGGCCGACTACGTCAACCACATCGACAAGTGGGGCTACAACGTTCCCTTCGTCTGTGGCGCGACCAACCTCGGTGAGGCCCTGCGCCGCATCAACGAGGGCGCGGCGATGATCCGCTCCAAGGGCGAGGCCGGCACCGGCGACGTCTCTGAGGCGACCAAGCACATCCGCAAGATCAAGAGCGAGATCGCCCAGCTCAGCTCGATGAGCAAGGACGAGCTCTACGTCGCCGCCAAGGAACTGCAGGCTCCGTACGCGCTCGTCGCAGAGATCGCCGAGACCGGCAAGCTCCCCGTCGTGCTGTTCACCGCCGGTGGCGTCGCCACCCCGGCCGACGCCGCGATGATGATGCAGCTCGGCGCAGACGGCGTGTTCGTCGGCTCCGGCATCTTCAAGTCGGGCAACCCGGCGCAGCGCGCGGCGGCCGTCGTCAAGGCCACCACCTTCTACGACGACCCCGCGGTCATCGCCGAGGTGTCGCGCGGACTCGGTGAGGCCATGGTCGGCATCAACGTGTCCGACCTCGCCGCACCGCACCGCCTCGCAGAGCGCGGCTGGTAA
- the pdxT gene encoding pyridoxal 5'-phosphate synthase glutaminase subunit PdxT, whose translation MTVGVLALQGDFREHADVLRTLGADVIHVRRPEELAVVDGLVIPGGESSVMDKLARSFGLAEPLRARIRSGLPVYGTCAGLIMLADSVLDAIVGQESLGGLDVVVRRNAFGSQTQSFETDLDIPALGADPVHAVFIRGPVVESVGPAATALATLADGRVVAVEQGNLLGTSFHPEITGEHRFHEYFLSKVRARTLAA comes from the coding sequence ATGACAGTTGGCGTTCTCGCCCTCCAGGGTGATTTCCGTGAGCACGCAGACGTGCTCCGCACCCTGGGGGCGGACGTCATCCACGTTCGCCGTCCGGAGGAACTGGCCGTCGTCGACGGACTCGTGATCCCGGGCGGCGAGTCCAGTGTGATGGACAAGCTGGCCCGCTCCTTCGGCCTGGCCGAGCCGCTGCGCGCGCGCATCCGCTCCGGCCTTCCCGTCTACGGCACCTGCGCCGGGCTGATCATGCTCGCCGACAGCGTGCTCGACGCGATCGTCGGGCAGGAGAGCCTCGGCGGCCTCGACGTCGTCGTGCGCCGCAACGCCTTCGGCTCGCAGACGCAGTCCTTCGAGACGGACCTCGACATCCCGGCCCTCGGCGCTGACCCGGTGCACGCCGTCTTCATCCGCGGCCCCGTCGTCGAGTCCGTCGGTCCGGCCGCGACCGCCCTGGCGACGCTGGCCGACGGCCGCGTCGTCGCCGTGGAGCAGGGCAACCTGCTCGGCACCAGCTTCCACCCGGAGATCACGGGGGAGCACCGCTTCCACGAGTACTTCCTGTCCAAGGTGCGCGCCCGTACACTCGCGGCATGA
- a CDS encoding DUF1697 domain-containing protein, with the protein MTTSGMTTPGATRYVALLRGVNVGGVTIKSADLAELFRSLGFANVKTVLASGNVVFDADSDPADAGATAALKARIEQALAERFGYDAWIVLETLERVHQVIDGFPFDAQREGWHPYVLFSSSAGSLTELLEAAPGLDPADESVVAGDGVLYWHCRRAVGIDSPFSKLAARTRFRSTTTNRNLRTLQKLA; encoded by the coding sequence ATGACCACCAGCGGCATGACCACACCCGGAGCGACCCGCTACGTCGCGCTGCTCCGCGGCGTGAACGTCGGCGGCGTCACCATCAAGTCCGCAGACCTCGCCGAGCTGTTCCGCTCGCTCGGCTTCGCGAATGTGAAGACGGTGCTGGCCAGCGGCAACGTCGTGTTCGACGCCGACTCCGATCCCGCGGATGCCGGGGCGACCGCCGCGCTCAAGGCCCGCATCGAGCAGGCCCTCGCCGAGCGCTTCGGCTACGACGCCTGGATCGTGCTCGAGACCCTGGAGCGCGTGCACCAGGTCATCGACGGCTTCCCGTTCGACGCGCAGCGGGAGGGCTGGCATCCGTATGTCCTGTTCAGCTCCTCGGCCGGCTCCCTCACCGAGCTGCTCGAGGCCGCCCCCGGCCTCGACCCCGCCGACGAGAGCGTCGTCGCCGGCGACGGGGTGCTCTACTGGCACTGCCGGCGCGCCGTCGGCATCGACAGCCCGTTCAGCAAACTCGCCGCGCGCACCCGCTTTCGCAGCACAACCACCAACCGAAACCTCCGCACCCTGCAGAAACTCGCCTAG
- a CDS encoding YebC/PmpR family DNA-binding transcriptional regulator, translated as MSGHSKWATTKHKKAITDSRRAKAFAKLIKNIEVAAKMGGADLSGNPTLVDAIQKAKKTSVPNDNIDRAVKRGAGLSGESVEYTTIMYEGYAPNGVAMLIECLTDNKNRAAAEVRTAVSRNGGTMGDPGSVAYNFHRKGVIVVSKTDDLTEDTILDAVLDAGAEEVTDEGETFEIITDPSDMVAARVALQEAGIDYDSADSAFVPTLKIEIDAETATKVFRLIDALEDLDDVQNIYTNFDLTPEVQAELEAQ; from the coding sequence ATGTCCGGGCATTCCAAATGGGCAACGACCAAGCACAAGAAGGCCATCACCGACTCGCGCCGGGCGAAGGCCTTCGCCAAGCTGATCAAGAACATCGAGGTCGCCGCCAAGATGGGCGGTGCGGACCTCTCGGGCAACCCGACCCTCGTCGACGCCATCCAGAAGGCCAAGAAGACCTCGGTCCCCAACGACAACATCGACCGCGCCGTCAAGCGCGGCGCCGGCCTCAGCGGTGAGTCGGTCGAGTACACGACGATCATGTACGAGGGCTACGCACCCAACGGCGTCGCCATGCTGATCGAGTGCCTCACCGACAACAAGAACCGCGCGGCCGCCGAGGTGCGCACCGCGGTCAGCCGCAACGGCGGCACCATGGGCGACCCGGGCAGCGTGGCGTACAACTTCCACCGCAAGGGCGTCATCGTCGTCTCCAAGACCGACGACCTCACCGAGGACACCATCCTGGACGCCGTGCTCGACGCCGGCGCAGAGGAGGTCACCGACGAGGGCGAGACCTTCGAGATCATCACCGATCCGAGCGACATGGTCGCGGCCCGCGTCGCCCTGCAGGAGGCCGGCATCGACTACGACTCCGCCGACTCCGCCTTCGTGCCGACGCTGAAGATCGAGATCGACGCCGAGACCGCGACCAAGGTGTTCCGCCTGATCGACGCCCTCGAGGACCTCGACGACGTGCAGAACATCTACACCAACTTCGACCTGACCCCCGAGGTCCAGGCGGAACTCGAGGCGCAGTAA
- the ruvC gene encoding crossover junction endodeoxyribonuclease RuvC yields the protein MRVLGIDPGLTRCGVGVVDVEPNRTARLVDVTVIRSSPDEPIEKRLLTVATGLIELLDRHQPHAVAIERVFAQHNVSTVMGVAQISGVALFLSAQRGLAVGMHTPSEVKASITGYGSADKAQVGAMVTRILKLSELPKPADAADALAIAICHAWRTGVSGGTLPSAAGARASGLTPAQKAWRAAEAGTRMSAAPRGLKAP from the coding sequence GTGCGTGTGCTCGGCATCGACCCCGGCCTCACCCGCTGCGGTGTCGGCGTCGTCGATGTCGAGCCCAACCGCACGGCCAGGCTCGTCGATGTGACCGTCATCCGGTCCTCGCCGGACGAGCCGATCGAGAAGCGCCTGCTCACCGTCGCCACCGGTCTGATCGAGCTGCTGGACCGCCACCAGCCGCACGCCGTGGCGATCGAGCGCGTCTTCGCCCAGCACAACGTGAGCACCGTGATGGGCGTCGCCCAGATCAGCGGCGTCGCCCTCTTCCTCTCCGCCCAGCGCGGCCTGGCCGTCGGCATGCACACGCCGAGCGAGGTGAAGGCCTCCATCACCGGCTACGGCTCGGCCGACAAGGCCCAGGTGGGGGCGATGGTCACCCGCATCCTCAAGCTCAGCGAGCTGCCGAAGCCGGCGGATGCCGCCGACGCCCTCGCCATCGCGATCTGCCATGCCTGGCGCACGGGCGTCAGCGGCGGCACCCTGCCGAGCGCGGCCGGCGCCCGGGCCTCGGGTCTCACCCCCGCGCAGAAGGCCTGGCGCGCCGCGGAGGCCGGCACCCGCATGTCGGCGGCGCCCCGTGGTCTGAAGGCCCCGTAG